The Streptomyces collinus DNA segment AGCCTCGTCAGGTCGGGTCGCGAGCGGCGCAGCGCGCGCAGCCGTTCCCGGTCGGCGTCGGCCTCCGGGAAGCCGGCCTGGCCGAGCATGCGCTGGAGCGTCGCGCCCGCCTTGGCGGTCAGCTCCTCGTCCTGGTCGTCCGGGTGCGCCAGGTACACCGGCGTGTCGGAGCGCTGACCGACGAAGGCCGCGTCGATCTGGTCCGCCGTCTGGCCCATACGGATGCCGAACAGCCGCATGTGGGACAGGTTCAGATAGAAGTGGCCGCCGAACATGCCGACGAACGGCGGCCGGGGGCCGGCCACCTCTTCCTCGCGGTAGATGCCGAACCCGACGAAGCCGCGACGCCAGCCTTGCAGGCCCCGCCCCCAGACCAGGGTCCAGCCCAGTGGGCTGGCGGGTTCCGGCAGGGTCTCGCCCGCGTTGGCCCGGGTGTAGTGCGGCAGCCGCTCACTGCGCTGCCAGTCCGTGATCCAGCTCTTCATGACCGAGGTCTCCCGCTGTCCGTACCCGCGCCTACCACTGCGCTGTTCCGCCGTCGACGCTGATCAGCGTGCCGGTGATACCCGCCCCCGCCTCGCTCGCGAGCAGTGAGGCGACCGCCGCGACCTGCTCCACCGTGGTGATCTTCTTGGTGGCGGCATGCTCGGCGAAGCGGCTCAGCCAGTCCTCGTAACTGACCCCCTCGGCCTCGGCGGCGGCCGGGCCCGCCGCCCGCATCAGGTCGGTGTCGACGGCGCCGGGACAGATGGCGTTGCAGGTGACGCCCTGCGTGCCGTACTCGAAGGCGGTCGCCTTGGTGAGCCCGTGGATGGCGTGCTTGTTGGTGATGTAGTGGCTGATCGCGGGCTTGTTTGCCTGCTTGCCCTCCACCGAGGAGATGTTGATGATCCGGCCCCAGCCGCCCGCCAGCATCTTCGGCAGGGCGCGGCGGGTGCCGTAGAAGTAGGCGTTGAGGTTGAGCTTGAGCGCGTCGTGCCAGGCGTCGTCGCTGAGCTCGTGGATCGGGGCGAAGCCCGAGGTGCCGCCGACGTTGTTGACCCAGATGTCGAGCCGGCCGAAGCGTTCGGCGGCGAAGTCCGCCAAGGCCTCGATGTCCTCCTGGCTGTTGGCGTCGCAGGCCTGGAAGACGGCCCGGTCCCCGGCGTTCATCTCCTCCAGTGCCTGCTTGCCCTTGAGCTCGGAACGGCCGCTGATCACGACCGTGGCGCCGTCGGCCAGGAATGCTTCGGCGATGGCGCGGCCGATGCTGCGCGTGCTGCCCGTGATCACCGCGACACGTCCGTCGAGGCTGCCCGTAGCCACCATGCTGGTCTCCCGCGAGTGTTGTTGGTCCGTCACCTGGCGGCTCTGGCGCGTCCGGCGCTGTTGTCCAGGTGTTCGTGGATGGTGCGGTGGAAGTGCTGGAGCCCGGGCTCGTTGCGTCCGAAGACGAAGTCGGTCCCGTTCAGGGCCTCAAGGCCCTGCTGGACTCCGTAGGTGGTCGCGTAGTCCTCGTCGCGGACCACCTCGTGGAACCACTCGCCGAACCGGTCGGCGGCCTGGCGCTCCTCCTCGGTCACCGCCGGTTCCCGCAGCAGGATGATCTGCTGGGTCACCGAGTCGGTCGCCGTGCGGGGGAGCACCAGGGAGACGGCGATCTTCTGGCGCCAGCCGCCGGCGATCGCCAGGCCCGGGAAGAGCCAGTAGATCGGCCCGACACAGTCCCCGGGGTCGCGCTGGTCCGGCGGCAGCTCGACCGCCTGCGCGATGGGCCGCAGGGCCGGTGCGATGCGCTGGTGGGGGCCCCAGGTGTCATGCGCCATCATGTTCGAGAGGTTCGTCTCGAACACCGTCTTCGGGTGCAGTGAGGCGAAGTGGTAGGTCTCCAGATATCCGTCGAGGGTGACCTTCCAGTTGGGACTGGTCAGCTCGCTCGTGGCGTAGTGGTGGCACTCCGCGAGCCGGAGGCCCTCCAGCAGGGGCTGCAGTTCGCCCAGCCAGTCGTCCAGGTCGGGCTCGGCCGCCGGGTCCAGCGAGACGAAGACGATCCCCGCGCGCTCCCCGGCCGGGAGTCTGACCAGGCTGCGGCCTTCGCGCGGAACCTCCCCGAAGGTCTTCTCGGCGTACACGCCCCGCAGCTCCCCGGCCAGGTCGTAGGACCAGGAGTGGTACGGGCAGGTGAGCCGCCTCGACACCCCGCAGCCGGGTTCGAGGAGCTTGGCCCCCCGGTGCCGGCAGGCGTTGATCATCGCGTGCACGGTGCCCTGCCGGTCACGGGTGATCAGCACGGGGACGCCGAGCACGTCGATCGCCTTGTAGGTGTTCGGCCCGGGAAGCTCGCAGGACATGGCGAGCGGCAACGGGACGCTGCGGTGGACGGCGTCCATCTCGCGCCGCCAGCGGTCGGCGTCGAGGTAGCTGGCCACGGGTTCCGTCCACTGGCCGTCCGCCTCGTGCGTCGTGTGGTCGCGGTAGTGCGCCATCACACGCTCGACGAGTTCGGCGGCTTCCCGACGCATCGTCACGGACGCGGCGTCGGTGGACCGGTCCTGGCTGATCCACGACGAGTATTCGGGGGCCGAGGGGGCCGAGGGGGCCGAGGGGGCCGAGGCCGGCACCCTGCGCTCGGCGCCTGGTTCCCGAATCTCCGGCGAACTGGTCTGGACCACGATGTCCTCACAATCCTCCCAGCCGCGAGCCGGTGACCGGCTTCGGAACGCGACAGCTGGGCTGTGACCGAAACGACAACAGGACTTAGTGTGGTCTGTCAATAGAAAGTGGCGAAGTGGCTGTTCGGTGTCCCGTGGGAGTGGGTGTGATGGTCATGACCCTGCCGTTCGAGGTGGGCGTGGTGGTGCGGGACCTGGAGCTGATGGAGCGCTTCTACTGCGACGTGCTCGGCTGCCGCGCCGAGCGCCGCTCGGGTGTACCGGAGTCCGTCGGCGGCCCGGCCGGACTCGGCGGCGAGCTTGTGGTCGCCTGGCTGCGGGTGCCCTCCGGGGGGTGCGTCAAGTTGATCCTTCCCCGGTCGGCGCCGGTGCCGGAGCGGGCGGCCGCCTCGCCGGCCGGGCGTCCGGGCCTGTCGTATCTCACCTTCCACTTCGACGACATGGGTCCGGTCGTGGAGGCGCTGCGGGCCGCAGGTGCCCGGCCTCTCTCGGACCCGGTCGTGGTCCGGGCGCGCGGTCGGCGGATCAGCTTCTGGGCGGATCCGGAGGGCAACTCCGTGGAGTTGGTGGACGCGCGGGGCGGCGATCCGGATCAGGGGCGTAGTAATTAGAGAGACTGTTCAGTAAGGTGCCCCATGCTGGTTACTGTAGACCGGTACAAGTAAGTCCGATTGCTTGGCAACCTCCCTCGGGCGAAGGGGCGGACGATGGCTCAACGAGCGTCAACGGCGTCGAAGGAATCCACGCAGGTCAGCACACAGGTCATCAAGGACCTGCACGAGCGCATGGTGCGCATCCGGCTGTTCGAGACCGAGGCGGGAAAGCTCATGGAGGCCGGCAAACTGCCCGGCTTCCTGCACCTCTATGTCGGCCAGGAAGCCGTCGCCGCCGGCGTCATGGCGGCCCTGCGCGACGACGACCAGATCACCTCCACCCACCGCGGCCACGGGCACGCCGTGGCCAAGGGCGTCGGATTGCGCGAGATGTACGCCGAGCTGTACGGCCGGGTCACCGGCGCCTGCCTCGGCCGCGGCGGCAGCATGCACATCAACGACCTCACCCGCGGCATGCTCGGCGCCAACGGCATCGTCGGAGCGGGCGTCCCGATCGCCGTGGGCGCCGCCTTCGCCGCCCGGTACAAGGGCGAGGACAACGTCGCCGTGACCTTCTTCGGCGACGGCGCCACCAATATCGGCGCCTGGCACGAGGGCGCCAACATGGCCGCGATCCTCGGCCTGCCCGTGGTCTTCGTCTGCGAGAACAACGGCTACGCGGAGTTCACCCCGCAGTCCGGGCACATG contains these protein-coding regions:
- a CDS encoding SDR family NAD(P)-dependent oxidoreductase, with protein sequence MVATGSLDGRVAVITGSTRSIGRAIAEAFLADGATVVISGRSELKGKQALEEMNAGDRAVFQACDANSQEDIEALADFAAERFGRLDIWVNNVGGTSGFAPIHELSDDAWHDALKLNLNAYFYGTRRALPKMLAGGWGRIINISSVEGKQANKPAISHYITNKHAIHGLTKATAFEYGTQGVTCNAICPGAVDTDLMRAAGPAAAEAEGVSYEDWLSRFAEHAATKKITTVEQVAAVASLLASEAGAGITGTLISVDGGTAQW
- a CDS encoding aromatic ring-hydroxylating oxygenase subunit alpha yields the protein MRREAAELVERVMAHYRDHTTHEADGQWTEPVASYLDADRWRREMDAVHRSVPLPLAMSCELPGPNTYKAIDVLGVPVLITRDRQGTVHAMINACRHRGAKLLEPGCGVSRRLTCPYHSWSYDLAGELRGVYAEKTFGEVPREGRSLVRLPAGERAGIVFVSLDPAAEPDLDDWLGELQPLLEGLRLAECHHYATSELTSPNWKVTLDGYLETYHFASLHPKTVFETNLSNMMAHDTWGPHQRIAPALRPIAQAVELPPDQRDPGDCVGPIYWLFPGLAIAGGWRQKIAVSLVLPRTATDSVTQQIILLREPAVTEEERQAADRFGEWFHEVVRDEDYATTYGVQQGLEALNGTDFVFGRNEPGLQHFHRTIHEHLDNSAGRARAAR
- a CDS encoding VOC family protein, which translates into the protein MTLPFEVGVVVRDLELMERFYCDVLGCRAERRSGVPESVGGPAGLGGELVVAWLRVPSGGCVKLILPRSAPVPERAAASPAGRPGLSYLTFHFDDMGPVVEALRAAGARPLSDPVVVRARGRRISFWADPEGNSVELVDARGGDPDQGRSN
- a CDS encoding thiamine pyrophosphate-dependent dehydrogenase E1 component subunit alpha, which codes for MAQRASTASKESTQVSTQVIKDLHERMVRIRLFETEAGKLMEAGKLPGFLHLYVGQEAVAAGVMAALRDDDQITSTHRGHGHAVAKGVGLREMYAELYGRVTGACLGRGGSMHINDLTRGMLGANGIVGAGVPIAVGAAFAARYKGEDNVAVTFFGDGATNIGAWHEGANMAAILGLPVVFVCENNGYAEFTPQSGHMLLTDVADRAAAYGMPSVVVDGMDAVAVHRAATEAVERARSGAGPMMIEAKTYRYFDHQGVKGLRHPYRSDEEVAEWKARDPIDLLEARAVADGTATRAELDDVWQRTRDEIADAIAYAEASPLPDPADLLLNVYSG